The genomic stretch AAGTGTATATAATGTAACTAGTGGTTTACATGAGTTAATAGCAACAGTTACAACAAATGCCTCTGGTATTGCAACAATTCAAGTTATAGCATTCAATTTTACTGAAAACTTAGAAGTAGTAGCAAGCTATCCAGGTTATGTTAATGCTAGTCAAACTGTAAGTGTTGTGGGTAATCAGACAATATCCTTAACATTTAAGTTGTATCCGGCTATTGTTACAGTACTTGCTGTTGGAGAGTTACAGAACGGTAAGGCTAATGCTCCATTAAATCCATTTGGATATACTTCGTTAACTGGTACTGAGGGAGATGAAATAACTGTATTATTTGCAGTAGAGTTTGCTGGGATGAAAGTCACAAACGCAACTGTAACAGCATCTGTTGCAACTCCATCTGGAGTAACTACTATGACAGCCACGCCTATAACTTCTGGACCTTATGCTGGTTATTATAATGTAACGTTCATGCTACCGGCATTGAATACAACTTATTTAGCCTTTATTGATGTAAATGCAACATATAATGGGATTTCTGGAACACTTAATGTACCAATGCAAGCTGTAGTAAACTATACGGCTATATTTACTAGCTACGTAAATATATTAACAAAGGAAATTCAAAGTGTAAATCAAACTGTCTATACATTAATGAATGAGATTAAGTCCTTAAACGCATCAATATCGCAACTATCAACTACATTATCGTCAACGACAACTGAGATTACTACACTAGAAAATGATATAAAAACATTAGAATCCTCTGTAAGCTCATTGAATGGTACAGTAAGTAGCTTATCTTCTACTGTATCAAGCTTATCCAGTGAAGTAAACAAACTGAATAGTCAAGTATCAAGTATTACACCATTAGTGTATGGTGGATTAATAGCTGGAATAATAGGTCTTATTATTGCTATTGTTGCTATAGTCTTAGTATATAGAAAGATAAGTTAAATATTTCTTTTTTTATTTTAATAAAAATTTTTTTATTTTGAGTATAATATTTCTTTTTTAATAAGGTTAATTTATTTTATCATCATTAAGTGTTTCAAACAAAATATCTGTTTAAGTAGTATATAGAGTACAATTAATGGAT from Sulfolobus sp. S-194 encodes the following:
- a CDS encoding carboxypeptidase-like regulatory domain-containing protein; the encoded protein is MNMRFVLGLILSIIVLGFSVPLATASTSLVVISPTQGEVFHYGQPLVVTFKYSPGATVAIYVLTPSGANIPVASGATNSSGYFSQEIWVWGTSSENSQVGAYTIEIEVNGGQAATSVTVYYKPYTATIKALVENEQGIPLQGATVSVYNVTSGLHELIATVTTNASGIATIQVIAFNFTENLEVVASYPGYVNASQTVSVVGNQTISLTFKLYPAIVTVLAVGELQNGKANAPLNPFGYTSLTGTEGDEITVLFAVEFAGMKVTNATVTASVATPSGVTTMTATPITSGPYAGYYNVTFMLPALNTTYLAFIDVNATYNGISGTLNVPMQAVVNYTAIFTSYVNILTKEIQSVNQTVYTLMNEIKSLNASISQLSTTLSSTTTEITTLENDIKTLESSVSSLNGTVSSLSSTVSSLSSEVNKLNSQVSSITPLVYGGLIAGIIGLIIAIVAIVLVYRKIS